From Salvelinus namaycush isolate Seneca chromosome 27, SaNama_1.0, whole genome shotgun sequence, the proteins below share one genomic window:
- the LOC120022022 gene encoding enterin neuropeptides-like, producing MLHTCEIVDWSCPNYNLVGTSALGPNHNLVGTSASGPNHNLVETSAPGPNHNLVGTSAPGSNHNLVGTSALGPNHNLVETSAPGPNHNPVGTSAPGPNHNLVGTSAPGPNHNLVETSASGPNHNLVGTSASGPNHNLVETSASGPNHNLVETSALGPNHNLVETSALGPNHNLVETSAPGPNHNLVETSALGPNHNLVGTSAPGPNHNLVGTSAPGPNHNLVETSASGSNHNLVGTSAPGPNHNLVETSALGPNHNLVETSALGPNHNLVGTSAPGPNHNLVETSAPGSNHNLVGTSAPGPNHNLVETSAPGPNHNLVGTSALGPNHNLVGTSAPGSNHNLVGTSALGPNYNLVGTSAPGPNHNLVETSAPGPNHNLVETSAPGPNYNLVGTSAPGPNHNLVETSAPGPNHNLVGTSAPGPNHNPVGTSAPGPNHNLVETSASGPNHNLVGTSASGPNHNLVGTSAPGPNHNLVETSASGPNHNLVGTSAPGPNHNLVGTSAPGPNHNLVETSASGPNHNLVETSASGPNHNLVETSASGPNHNLVGTSASGPNHNLVETSASGPNHNLVETSASGPKHNLVGTSAPGPNHNLVGTSAPGPNYNLVETSAPGPNHNFVETSAPGPNHNLVETSAPGPNYNFVETSASGPNHNLVGTSAPGPNHNFVETSAPGPNHNLVETSAPGPNHNLVGTSALGPNHNFVETSAPGPNHNLVGTSAPGPNHNFVETSAPGPNHNLVGTSALGPNHNFVETSAPGPNYNLVGTSAPGPNHNLVETSAPGPNHNLVETSASGPNHNLVETSAPGPNHNLVGTSAPGPNHNFVETSAPGPNHNFVETSAPGPNHNLVGTSAPGPNHNLVGTSAPGPNHNLVGTSAPGPNHNLVGTSALGPNHNLVGTSAPGPNHNLVGTSAPGPNHNFVETSAPGPNHNLVGTSAPGPNHNLVGTSAPGPNHNLVGTSAPGPNHNLVGTSAPGPNHNLVGTSALGPNHNLVGTSAPGPNHNLVGTSAPGPNHNFVETSAPGPNHNLVGTSAPGPNHNLVGTSAPGPNHNLVGTSAPGPNHNLVGTSAPGPNYNLVGTSAPGPNHNLVGTSAPGPNYNLVETSAPGPNHNLVGTSAPGPNHNLVGTSAPGPNYNLVGTSAPGPNHNLVGTSAPGPNYNLVGTSASGPNYNLAGTSRHTKTQCTT from the exons ATGCTACACACCTGCGAAATCGTG GATTGGTCCTGTCCCAACTATAACCTCGTGGGGACGTCTGCTCTTGGTCCCAACCATAACCTCGTGGGGACGTCTGCTTCTGGTCCCAACCATAACCTCGTGGAGACGTCTGCTCCTGGTCCCAACCATAACCTCGTGGGGACGTCTGCTCCTGGTTCCAACCATAACCTCGTGGGGACGTCTGCTCTTGGTCCCAACCATAACCTCGTGGAGACGTCTGCTCCTGGTCCCAACCATAACCCCGTGGGGACGTCTGCTCCTGGTCCCAACCATAACCTCGTGGGGACGTCTGCTCCTGGTCCCAACCATAACCTCGTGGAGACGTCTGCTTCTGGTCCCAACCATAACCTCGTGGGGACGTCTGCTTCTGGTCCCAACCATAACCTCGTGGAGACGTCTGCTTCTGGTCCCAACCATAACCTCGTGGAGACGTCTGCTCTTGGTCCCAACCATAACCTCGTGGAGACGTCTGCTCTTGGTCCCAACCATAACCTCGTGGAGACGTCTGCTCCTGGTCCCAACCATAACCTCGTGGAGACGTCTGCTCTTGGTCCCAACCATAACCTCGTGGGGACGTCTGCTCCTGGTCCCAACCATAACCTCGTGGGGACGTCTGCTCCTGGTCCCAACCATAACCTCGTGGAGACGTCTGCTTCTGGTTCCAACCATAACCTCGTGGGGACGTCTGCTCCTGGTCCCAACCATAACCTCGTGGAGACGTCTGCTCTTGGTCCCAACCATAACCTCGTGGAGACGTCTGCTCTTGGTCCCAACCATAACCTCGTGGGGACGTCTGCTCCTGGTCCCAACCATAACCTCGTGGAGACGTCTGCTCCTGGTTCCAACCATAACCTCGTGGGGACGTCTGCTCCTGGTCCCAACCATAACCTCGTGGAGACGTCTGCTCCTGGTCCCAACCATAACCTCGTGGGGACGTCTGCTCTTGGTCCCAACCATAACCTCGTGGGGACGTCTGCTCCTGGTTCCAACCATAACCTCGTGGGGACGTCTGCTCTTGGTCCCAACTATAACCTCGTCGGGACGTCTGCTCCTGGTCCCAACCATAACCTCGTGGAGACGTCTGCTCCTGGTCCCAACCATAACCTCGTGGAGACGTCTGCTCCTGGTCCCAACTATAACCTCGTCGGGACGTCTGCTCCTGGTCCCAACCATAACCTCGTGGAGACGTCTGCTCCTGGTCCCAACCATAACCTCGTGGGGACGTCTGCTCCTGGTCCCAACCATAACCCCGTGGGGACGTCTGCTCCTGGTCCAAACCATAACCTCGTGGAGACGTCTGCTTCTGGTCCCAACCATAACCTCGTGGGGACGTCTGCTTCTGGTCCCAACCATAACCTCGTGGGGACGTCTGCTCCTGGTCCCAACCATAACCTCGTGGAGACGTCTGCTTCTGGTCCCAACCATAACCTCGTGGGGACGTCTGCTCCTGGTCCCAACCATAACCTCGTGGGGACGTCTGCTCCTGGTCCCAACCATAACCTCGTGGAGACGTCTGCTTCTGGTCCCAACCATAACCTCGTGGAGACGTCTGCTTCTGGTCCCAACCATAACCTCGTGGAGACGTCTGCTTCTGGTCCCAACCATAACCTCGTGGGGACGTCTGCTTCTGGTCCCAACCATAACCTCGTGGAGACGTCTGCTTCTGGTCCCAACCATAACCTTGTGGAGACGTCTGCTTCTGGTCCCAAACATAACCTTGTGGGGACGTCTGCTCCTGGTCCCAACCATAACCTCGTCGGGACGTCTGCTCCTGGTCCCAACTATAACCTCGTAGAGACGTCTGCTCCTGGTCCCAACCATAACTTCGTGGAGACGTCTGCTCCTGGTCCCAACCATAACCTCGTGGAGACGTCTGCTCCTGGTCCCAACTATAACTTCGTGGAGACGTCTGCTTCTGGTCCCAACCATAACCTCGTCGGGACGTCTGCTCCTGGTCCCAACCATAACTTCGTGGAGACGTCTGCTCCTGGTCCCAACCATAACCTCGTGGAGACGTCTGCTCCTGGTCCCAACCATAACCTCGTCGGGACGTCTGCTCTTGGTCCCAACCATAACTTCGTGGAGACGTCTGCTCCTGGTCCCAACCATAACCTCGTCGGGACGTCTGCTCCTGGTCCCAACCATAACTTCGTGGAGACGTCTGCTCCTGGTCCCAACCATAACCTCGTCGGGACGTCTGCTCTTGGTCCCAACCATAACTTCGTGGAGACGTCTGCTCCTGGTCCCAACTATAACCTCGTCGGGACGTCTGCTCCTGGTCCCAACCATAACCTCGTGGAGACGTCTGCTCCTGGTCCCAACCATAACCTTGTGGAGACGTCTGCTTCTGGTCCCAACCATAACCTCGTGGAGACGTCTGCTCCTGGTCCCAACCATAACCTCGTGGGGACGTCTGCTCCTGGTCCCAACCATAACTTCGTGGAGACGTCTGCTCCTGGTCCCAACCATAACTTCGTGGAGACGTCTGCTCCTGGTCCCAACCATAACCTCGTCGGGACGTCTGCTCCTGGTCCCAACCATAACCTCGTCGGGACGTCTGCTCCTGGTCCCAACCATAACCTCGTCGGGACGTCTGCTCCTGGTCCCAACCATAACCTCGTCGGGACGTCTGCTCTTGGTCCCAACCATAACCTCGTCGGGACGTCTGCTCCTGGTCCCAACCATAACCTCGTCGGGACGTCTGCTCCTGGTCCCAACCATAACTTCGTGGAGACGTCTGCTCCTGGTCCCAACCATAACCTCGTCGGGACGTCTGCTCCTGGTCCCAACCATAACCTCGTCGGGACGTCTGCTCCTGGTCCCAACCATAACCTCGTCGGGACGTCTGCTCCTGGTCCCAACCATAACCTCGTCGGGACGTCTGCTCCTGGTCCCAACCATAACCTCGTCGGGACGTCTGCTCTTGGTCCCAACCATAACCTCGTCGGGACGTCTGCTCCTGGTCCCAACCATAACCTCGTCGGGACGTCTGCTCCTGGTCCCAACCATAACTTCGTGGAGACGTCTGCTCCTGGTCCCAACCATAACCTCGTCGGGACGTCTGCTCCTGGTCCCAACCATAACCTCGTCGGGACGTCTGCTCCTGGTCCCAACCATAACCTCGTCGGGACGTCTGCTCCTGGTCCCAACCATAACCTCGTGGGGACGTCTGCTCCTGGTCCCAACTATAACCTCGTGGGGACGTCTGCTCCTGGTCCCAACCATAACCTCGTCGGGACGTCTGCTCCTGGTCCCAACTATAACCTCGTGGAGACGTCTGCTCCTGGTCCCAACCATAACCTCGTCGGGACGTCTGCTCCTGGTCCCAACCATAACCTCGTGGGGACGTCTGCTCCTGGTCCCAACTATAACCTCGTGGGGACGTCTGCTCCTGGTCCCAACCATAACCTCGTGGGGACGTCTGCTCCTGGTCCCAACTATAACCTCGTGGGGACGTCTGCTTCTGGTCCCAACTATAACCTCGCGGGGACGTCTAg GCACACGAAGACCCAATGTACGACATGA